The Kitasatospora sp. NBC_00374 genome has a segment encoding these proteins:
- the tsrT gene encoding tryptophan 2-C-methyltransferase translates to MSRRPVLLVNPNKVHPPIAPYALDVLTTSLEAAGFEVEVLDLTFHREDWKSCLAEYFAVRSPMLIGVTVRNTDTVYAFEQRPFVGEHKEIITEIKRLTDAPIVGGGIGFSTMPFALVDYFGINYGVKGPGERIICDLADALATGRDPATVAGLIRNTPQGVFRVPPAVLSVRHGMPAAPLPAGQFEPRVWQVDTAATYVRRSGAPYKVDNLLYYQRGGLGGILTKNGCTYRCSHCVEPDAKGVRTGRREVESVVDEMQSLAAQGILDQHTTDSEFNLAISHAKSLLREIVRRRHADPANPLNDLRLWVYCQPSPFDEEFADLLAAAGCRGVNVGSDHVRKDMLQGWKVTEKGTTYYDFADTERLVRLCHERGMLTMVEALFGMPGETPESMRDCVEAFMALDATVTGFSLGLRLFPYTPMGIAIAEQCDGVRTVPGLQSNTATGPIVLKPQAECSGPVEYERQFMFDEQGNFRLVCYFSPDLLEDPASAADPSERWSRSVDLLWDLIDPADYHRVMLPTLSGSSEHDNNYADNPFLTSLSGLGYTGAFWSHWRSREEILRRARDIGMVESAGT, encoded by the coding sequence ATGAGCAGACGTCCTGTCCTTCTGGTCAACCCCAACAAGGTGCATCCGCCGATCGCGCCCTACGCGCTCGACGTGCTCACCACCTCGTTGGAGGCGGCCGGCTTCGAGGTCGAGGTCCTCGACCTCACGTTCCACCGCGAGGACTGGAAGTCCTGCCTCGCCGAGTACTTCGCGGTGCGCAGCCCGATGCTCATCGGCGTCACCGTTCGCAACACCGACACCGTCTACGCCTTCGAGCAGCGTCCGTTCGTCGGCGAGCACAAGGAGATCATCACCGAGATCAAGCGGCTCACCGACGCGCCGATCGTCGGCGGCGGCATCGGGTTCTCCACCATGCCGTTCGCCCTGGTCGACTACTTCGGCATCAACTACGGCGTCAAGGGCCCCGGTGAGCGGATCATCTGCGACCTGGCCGACGCCCTGGCCACCGGGCGCGACCCGGCGACGGTGGCCGGTCTGATCCGCAACACCCCCCAGGGCGTCTTCCGGGTGCCGCCGGCGGTGCTCTCCGTACGGCACGGCATGCCGGCGGCGCCGCTGCCCGCCGGGCAGTTCGAGCCCCGGGTGTGGCAGGTCGACACCGCGGCGACGTACGTGCGGCGCTCCGGTGCGCCGTACAAGGTCGACAACCTGCTGTACTACCAGCGCGGCGGGCTGGGCGGCATCCTCACCAAGAACGGCTGCACGTACCGCTGCTCGCACTGTGTGGAGCCGGACGCCAAGGGGGTGCGGACCGGCCGGCGGGAGGTCGAGTCCGTGGTGGACGAGATGCAGTCGCTCGCCGCCCAGGGCATCCTCGACCAGCACACCACGGACAGCGAGTTCAACCTCGCCATCTCCCACGCGAAGAGCCTGCTGCGCGAGATCGTCCGCCGCAGGCACGCCGATCCGGCGAACCCGCTGAACGACCTGCGGCTCTGGGTGTACTGCCAACCCAGCCCGTTCGACGAGGAGTTCGCCGACCTGCTCGCCGCCGCGGGCTGCCGCGGCGTCAACGTGGGATCCGACCACGTCCGCAAGGACATGCTGCAGGGCTGGAAGGTGACCGAGAAGGGCACCACCTACTACGACTTCGCCGACACCGAGCGGCTGGTCCGGCTCTGCCACGAGCGCGGCATGCTCACCATGGTCGAGGCGCTGTTCGGGATGCCCGGTGAGACACCCGAGTCCATGCGGGACTGCGTCGAGGCGTTCATGGCGCTGGACGCCACCGTGACCGGGTTCTCGCTGGGGCTGCGGCTGTTCCCGTACACGCCGATGGGCATCGCGATCGCCGAGCAGTGCGACGGGGTGCGGACGGTGCCGGGGCTGCAGTCCAACACGGCCACCGGGCCGATCGTGCTGAAGCCGCAGGCCGAGTGCTCCGGCCCGGTGGAGTACGAGCGGCAGTTCATGTTCGACGAGCAGGGCAACTTCCGGCTGGTCTGCTACTTCTCACCCGATCTGCTGGAGGATCCGGCGTCCGCCGCCGATCCGTCCGAGCGGTGGAGCCGCTCCGTGGATCTGCTCTGGGACCTGATCGACCCCGCCGACTACCACCGGGTGATGCTGCCGACGCTGTCCGGCTCCAGCGAGCACGACAACAACTACGCGGACAACCCTTTCCTCACCAGTCTCAGCGGGCTCGGGTACACCGGCGCCTTCTGGTCGCACTGGCGCAGCCGGGAGGAGATTCTGCGCCGGGCGCGCGACATCGGCATGGTCGAGTCCGCGGGTACCTGA
- a CDS encoding LuxR C-terminal-related transcriptional regulator translates to MLADVQPAIRHGVRSMLEHSGGVSVVGEAATTGEVLAETSRYRPDVLVIDPLMDEPTGMEVIAQVLRLTPGTGVLVFSSVDEDKAVTSAFHAGARGYLVKRADADQILRGIQAVAAGQAIVDKSIAGRLAALIRPTTGRRYYPFPQLTDRERDVLERIAAGKSNTAIARELALASKTISNRISAIFGKLGVADRAQAIVLARDAGLGQGRP, encoded by the coding sequence CTGCTGGCCGACGTCCAACCCGCGATCCGGCACGGCGTCCGGTCGATGCTCGAACACTCCGGCGGGGTGTCGGTGGTCGGCGAGGCCGCCACGACCGGCGAGGTACTCGCCGAGACCTCGCGCTACCGGCCCGACGTCCTGGTGATCGACCCGCTGATGGACGAGCCGACCGGCATGGAGGTGATCGCGCAGGTCCTGCGGCTGACCCCCGGCACGGGTGTCCTCGTCTTCAGTTCGGTGGACGAGGACAAGGCCGTCACGTCCGCGTTCCACGCCGGCGCGCGCGGCTACCTCGTCAAGCGGGCCGACGCCGACCAGATCCTCCGCGGCATCCAGGCCGTCGCGGCCGGACAGGCGATCGTGGACAAGTCGATCGCCGGACGGCTCGCCGCCCTGATCCGCCCGACCACCGGTCGGCGCTACTACCCGTTCCCCCAACTCACCGACAGGGAACGCGACGTGCTCGAACGCATCGCCGCGGGCAAGTCGAACACCGCCATCGCCCGCGAACTCGCGCTCGCGTCCAAGACCATCAGCAACCGCATCTCCGCGATCTTCGGCAAGCTCGGCGTGGCCGACCGCGCCCAGGCCATCGTGCTGGCCCGGGACGCCGGCCTCGGGCAGGGCCGGCCGTAA